cttgagatgttacttcaatatatccaaataattgtcattcctcgtgatgccatctattttttgaagtgcaccagtccctcctgcagcaaagcaccccacaacaggatgctgccacccccgtgctttacggttgggatggggttcttcggcttgcaagcttccccctttttcctccaaacataatgatggtcattatggccaaacagttctatttttgtttcatcagaccagaggacatttctccaaaaagtacgatctttgtcccaatgtgcagtcgcaaaccgtagtctgtttttttaatggcggttttggagcagtggcttctaccttgctgagtggcctttcaggttatgtcgataaagaactcgttttactgtggatatagatacttttgtacccatttcctccagcatcttcacaaggtcctttgctgctgttctgggattgatttgtactttttgcaccaaagtacgttcatctctaggagacggaacgtgtctccttcctgaccgGTATGATGGctttgtggtcccatggtgtttatacttgcgtgctattgtttgtacagatgagcgtggtacctttaggcatttggaaattgctcccacggatgaaccagacttgtggaggtctacaatttttttctggggtcttggctgatttcttttgatttcctgtgatgtcaagcaaagaggcactgagtttgaaggtaggccttgaaatacatccccaggtacacctccaattgactggaatgatgtcaattagcctatcagaagcttctagagccatgacataattttctggaattttccaagctgtgtaaaggcacagtcaacttagtgtatgtaatcttctgacccactggaattgtgatacagtgaattataagtgaaataatctctctgtaaacaattgttggaaaaaatatgtgtgtcattcacaaagtagatgtcctaaccgacttgccaaaactatagtttgttaacaagaaacaagttttaatgactccaacctaagagtatgtaaacttccgactgtttgttatgttgcagccttattctaaaattgattttaaaataataataattacaatctacacacaataccccataatgacaaagcaaaaacaggtttttagaaataaaaacagaaatatcacttttacctaagtattcagaccctttactcagtacttttttggagcacctttggcagcaattatagcctcgagtcttcttgggtatgaaactacaagctgtatttggggagtttatcccattcttctcttcagatcctctcaagctctgtcaggttggatggggagcgttgcagcacagctattttcaggtctctcccgagatgttcgatcgggttcaagtccgggctctggctgggccactcaaggacattcagagacttgtcccaaagccactcctgcattgttttggctgtgtccttaaggtcgttgtcctgttggaaggtgaaccttcgccccagtctgaggtcttgagcgctctggagcaggttttcatcaaggatctctctgtactttgctcggttcatctttgcctcaatcttgactagtctcccagtccctgctgctgaaaaacacccccacagccatgcttcaccgtagggatggtgccagatttcctccacatgtgacgtttggcattcaggccagagataaatcttggtttcatcagaccagagaatcttgtttctttaggtgagtctttaggtgccttttggcaaactccaagagggctgtcatgtgccttttactgaggagtgccttccgtctggccactaccttaacgtcctgattggtggagtgctgcagagattgttgtccttctggaaggttctccaatctccacagaggaactctagagctttgtcagagtgaccatcaggttcttggtcacctccctgaccaatgcccttctcccctgattgctcagtttggccaggcagccagctctagagagagtcttggtggttccaaacttctttcatttaagaatgatggaggccactgtgttcttggtacccttccctagatctgtgcttcgacacaatcatgtctcggagctctacggacaattcgttcagcctcattgcttggtttttgccctgacatgcactgtcaactgtgggtccttatatagacaggtgtgtgcctttccaaatcatgtccaatcaattgaattttctaGAGGCGAAAGAgatgcacacctatttaggcaagGTGCTGGCTAGCTGAATAGAACACTTGAAAAAtgaaaggagagccgcacactaggggctcagatgcaataattgaataacctaatatccaacatttcaacagacaagctgtcttcatcagggtataatgatcaataatcaattgaatttaccacaggtggactccaagttgtagaaacatctcaaggatgatcaatggaaacaggatgcatctgatgtcaatttcgagtctcatagcaaaacggtctgaatacttatctaaataaggtatttctgtttttaatttttaatacatttgcaaacttaATAAATaccagttttcactttgtcattatggggtactgtttGCTGaggattttcttttttttcttcatttaagccattttagaatacggttgtaacgtaacaaaatgtggaaaaagtcaagggcacTGTATATCTAGGCAATACAATTAAAGTCGATGGAAAGTCTCTCCTAAGTGAGTCAAAACCATTCACTCATCAGTCATCTGCTTTTCTCTTTCCTTCACAGACCATGAAGATGGAGACAGATGTATTTAACCCTTCCCACACTGCAGAGCTCCAGTTCCTCAGGTCACGGGTTCGGGAACTGGAGAAAGAGAAGGCCGAAATGGCGGCTGAAAACCAATGGCTGCAAAACATGCTAGTAAAGGGTGAGGATGAGTAAGgtcaatacagttttatatttcaCCTGCTCTAAATTGATCACTTTCCCTCATGCGTGTTCCTTCTTAACTTTGTGGTGTCATCCCTCAGAGATCCCTGACCTGCTTTCTACCATGTGGCAGAACATGGGCCAAGCCAACCACCCCCTCCACCCTGCAGTGTCCCCACAGGCTGTCTCCACAGCAATAGTGAGGGGCGAGagctacacatacacacaccactctgTGTCAGGACAATCTGGCCGACGGTTCAGTCCCCCACTTCATCATCAGCCCATGTCCAACCGCTCAGCTATGACTCAGGACGACGTGAATGGAAGCATGTCAAACTTTGGACCCGAGATGGCCATCAGTGAGCACAGTGTGGACGGAGACTTAGAGCTGAGTGACATCACAGAGGACGACAACCCTCACAGCTCTCTGTTTGGCTCAGCAGCCGACCTACCCGGGATGAGGACATGCTCAGAGACACACTGTGTTAGTGGGACTGGCCATGTAAGGAAACTTGCTGTTCATTCCAGATAAAGACAGATTGTTAACTTAGCGGCCATTAACTTATCGAGACCATGGGACTATATGGTTCTATCTGAAATGTTTGTCTAAAATGAGTTAGTCACATAATTGATCTTTAGATAGTTCTACATATGTCTGAGAAGTTAGTAAAAATGTGAAATATGAAAAACTAGAAACCCATTTGAACTTGGCGCtgtaaggttctatctgcaatcCAATCACAAGCCTGAACAAATACAGACGGACCAATCGGAACACGTCTTTGCCTTCTCCCTCTAAGTATTGTTGAGTGAGACCATAATATTTCGTAGGATCGTAATACATTTCTTATGTATTTGATGTGTCTGACTATCTTGGTACAATAGTGTTATTTTATCATTAATAGCTACGGTTTTCTTAAAATCTGAACATGTCTTTACATCAGAACTGTCTTTATATAGCCTTATTGAACCCAGACTGACATTTAAAGAGCCAGAAGGTTCTATATGCAGTTGCACCCCCCTCTCAGGATTTTGATACTCTGCACTTTAGGTACCTTTTAAGGTGAGGACCTTAATGGTTTATGAAATAATAATTCACTACAAAACAGTTCTGAGATCTGGGATGTGAAAACTTTGGTACTCAATATCTCAGAGCTATGCTTTGCGCAGATAGAACCAAATAGTCCGAAGGTCACGATATCGATCCTCCAAAGGTTATGGAGGTCTAAATGGGTTTTGATTCTGATCACATTCGCACTGTCTCCCAATTGGCTGTGCAGGTAAACCAGTTGGAGGTATACCCAAGTTCCGGCGTCTTCTGTGAAATGCGGTCTTGGCATGCAGCCAATCAGACGCAGTCTCCCACGGCGATGGCGCGCACTCTGTTGCTGGGCGTGTTCGACATGGACACCCTGCTGAACAGCAACCTGCGAGGGGGGCGGAGCCGCAGACCAACCTTCCCCAACCACCGCACCGCCCTGGACCCACACAAGCTCAACGCCATCTACAGTAAATGATAACCTGATCCTCAGCCTTACAAACAACCTTTACCAACTTTCATTGTATTTTTCTCCAATTTCACTTGGTCATTCATTGGTGAGTGAAAGCACTCACCTTCTCGATTATCAGAAAgatacagtggggtctgaaatgattgacacctGTAATAAAGATGAGcagtaatgactgtataaaataaataattctaataATAATTCAAATAGCGATATTGTATGCTCCAAAAATTGGGATATTATATTACTTTAAACTCATACAATTGCTCAGAAAGGTAcgggtcaaaatgattgacaccacTAAAGATTCTTATAAGTAATGTAGTCCAAAGGTTTGTAGTCACAAGTTTGTAGTTATTGCGTATTAGGAATATGGGACAAAATaccaaacttgttggatgcatttggaGTTCGTTTTGactgtttcagattattttgtgctaaataatgtattgtcattttggagtcacttttattataaataagaatagaatatgtttctaaacaattcaacattaatgtggatgctaccatgttgATTATAGATAAtttacagagggtcaaagatcatacccccaagacatgctaacctctcaccattaccaataacaggggaggttagcattttatatcataccttcAAGACATGCTAACTTCTCACCGTTACccataacaggggaggttagcatgtcttggaggtatgatctttgacccataAGGGGCAcatgccccctcagatttgtcatgttgaaaaatctatgtacagtatatcattattattttttgttattgtttctctgTACTACTTCTTGCCACCTaacaattttatgaagttggctttagctaggcCAGATAGGtccccaatctcccaacctcataataTATATTTAGGGGTGTCAATTATTTGGACCCCTGCCTTTTTGAGCAAAACAATTATTACTTGGACCAATGAAAGCCGGTCTAAGGCAGCCGTTTGTTATCTAAATATTAAATCATTTCTAGGTAACATTGAAGTACCcgtactgtgattgttttaaattaaaatggtaaaaaaatacacattttgaaTAAGAATTTTGCTAAGACTGTCTTGGGGTGGTCTGAATGGGAAGGGTAAACTGTAAACTAGCTGTTATTTGCAGAGAGGTTTGGAGCTGTCTTTCTTATTgatctattaactcatttactgcCTGGTGAGGCCAAAACCCCATCTGACAACAACAGGCTGATAATTCAGGCTTTTCAAActgctcttacactaaaagggaattatcatcattttcacaatttcacagtattatatcaacctcatagtgtggaaagaACACTTCCATTAACAAGTTACCAAAAAATATAACTGGTGAGGTTaattatatatactgaacaaaactataaacacaacatgtaacaatttcaaagttacaattcatataaggaaatcagtgtaTTGAAATAACTTCattaggcccacccacttgggattTGTTCTTCCCCACAaatgggctttattacagacagaaatagtcctcagcaccccccccccacccccccaccccccttcagacgatcccgcagggaagaaggtcctgggctgggcctgggctggcgtggttacacgtggtctgtggttgtgaggccagttggacgtactgccaaattctctaaaacgacattggaggcagcttatggtagagaaattaacattcaattttctggcagtcagaatgccaaataagctttttgtgtgtgtggaacatttctgggatttttttaatttcagctcatgaaacatggtaccaacactttacatgttgcgtttatatttttgtttggagtatataaaacacaggaaaatcacgtttTGGACTGTACAAACAAAGTATTTTTCTCTGAGcattactataaaataatatagttccccaatttttttttagcatacaatatagctcagtattttaatgaattattttataccgtcattattgctcatctttatcaagggtgtcaataactCTGGACGCCACTGTATCTCactgatacagttgaagtagcATCCCAAAACTGAATCATTTACACATGCATTATTAGGTTGCGCTTGAGTGCTGTGCCACCGtaattcaataaaaaaaagtgaaacatgatttagagaagatgaggattgagagggtgtgtgtggcgGAGGCGGCCGGGCCCATTTCCGATCCAGTAAGCCCCCTTCATTCATCATCATTTTGTTTTTAATGGCCTGACAGCTCTGGCAGGGCTGAAAAACGGCTGTGTTCCTTACTGTCACTCCTGCGCCGTCCACCCTCCTCCAACTGTTGTTGTGCtgtcgctctctccctccgcagATGCCACTCTAGCCCGCTTCCCATTGGCCAGGAAGGGACAAATTGGCACCGGCATCAACTCCAAGCTGTCTGAGATCCGGTTCCGATCCAGGAGAGCCAACCGGGACCCCAGTTATCTATGAAGGACTGTTCCTGCCCACACACCCAGTTGTATCAAATCAACATTTTAGTTCTAGTATATTATCACATTAACCGTTCAACTGTATCAGTATATGACTACATGTGCGTGCAGAATGTCTGGCCTATGAATGGTAAAAGGACTCAAAAGATGGGCTAATGCTAGAGGAAGGATTCAAAGCCAGTGGAACAACGCACATAAGAACTGGCTTTGATGGTTAAATTCCCACTCTGTCGCCGACCAATCATTCGTAAACCACACATGTGAACGGTCCCTGGGGTAGTCTCTCTGACTGACCGAGATGCATAGATCCAGGACGGCTGATCCATGTGTGACCAACCAGTGGAGGACGGGAGGCTTCAGTCATGTCTTACCAGACAGACGCCTCTCTGTCGTTGACCTCTACCCACTTAGACAAAGGAGGCAAGAGGGGATTGGAGGGAGGCCAAACTATATTTCTCCATTGATTTCTCTGATCCTAGGCATTAAGCTCACTCCTAAAGCTCCATTACCAGCCCCAGGTCCCCTCTGCACCCTCTCCTTCCAATCCTCTCCTTCCGCCTGAGAGGAGAATCAATTTGTGGCCCCCACCCACCCAGCCTTCCCCAGAGGTGTCACAGCTCCCCATGCCTAATGGACCCACAGGTACTCTGAGCCTCCAGCAGGATGACAGAAGAAATTCATTCATCTTAAAGGAATCTAAACAGTGTGTCATTCTCGCCCAAGTTCACCATGTCCACAGAGCCCACATGAAGAGAACAAGACTGGGGATTTGGCCTGATGCATATATGAAGTATTGGATTAGATGTAACCGTTGGTAATGAGGAACGGTCAAGTTGTTATTTTATATCCGGTCGTGTCTGATGTTCAAGATGTTGAATGTTTGATGCGACTGCATTAAAAGACTGCTGTTTTTCATTGCCCttcatgttgtctctctctagtcatcgcAAACTATTTGAGAAATGACGCATTAACCAATTGCTTAACAGCTACTTAGTTTTCGgcaaatgagaaagagagaggagaagatgatAGGCAATGAATCACTAGCCCATTGGTAAATTGAAATATCCATTACAGTAGTCCACCTACTGGGCATACCACTTCATTTCAACTTGAAGAATTGGGTATTATTTGGTTGATACGTGATCAACGAGATTACAACCTATTTTCAACCATTCAAAAAGACTATGCATTCAACCATcttaaagcacaaccaaattcgaATGGAAAATCAATGTCTattttttggtttagttgtcacctAAATGTGTGATCGctgtgctttcaaccatttaaaagcacaacaaagttcaaatggaAATGCAGTgtcatattttgtttatttatacaacaacttaatgtgttatcactgtgcttcattgAATAGCACCACCAAATGACACGGAATGCAATTGAGATTATTGAAGTACACGGTGTGCAGAATGCAGTGGCTATACAGTAACGCTATACATGACTCAGGGTCTCCGCTTCACAGCGGTCTTGACAGACAATCTctctgaacttgagcaccgcgCAGAAGTTGCCCTTATCCCTACCGCTAATTTGGTTACTTTTGCACATTTTTGTGTTGTCTGgatgagggaaatgctgtaaattacgAGGACTtgttgtacactgagtatacaaaacaggaatacctgctctttccatgacataccctaatcaggtgagtccaggtggaagtatgatcccttattgatatctcctgttaaatccactacaatcagtgtagatgaaggggaggagacgggttaaagaaggatttgtaatgcttgagacaattgagacatggattgtgtgtg
This window of the Oncorhynchus clarkii lewisi isolate Uvic-CL-2024 chromosome 1, UVic_Ocla_1.0, whole genome shotgun sequence genome carries:
- the LOC139416887 gene encoding uncharacterized protein isoform X3; the protein is MSSKEALSLKTMKMETDVFNPSHTAELQFLRSRVRELEKEKAEMAAENQWLQNMLVKEIPDLLSTMWQNMGQANHPLHPAVSPQAVSTAIVRGESYTYTHHSVSGQSGRRFSPPLHHQPMSNRSAMTQDDVNGSMSNFGPEMAISEHSVDGDLELSDITEDDNPHSSLFGSAADLPGMRTCSETHCVSGTGHVNQLEVYPSSGVFCEMRSWHAANQTQSPTAMARTLLLGVFDMDTLLNSNLRGGRSRRPTFPNHRTALDPHKLNAIYNATLARFPLARKGQIGTGINSKLSEIRFRSRRANRDPSYL
- the LOC139416887 gene encoding uncharacterized protein isoform X1, producing MQEMLEPQPCKCEGERNQESVLQQRIETVSIGNRTMKMETDVFNPSHTAELQFLRSRVRELEKEKAEMAAENQWLQNMLVKEIPDLLSTMWQNMGQANHPLHPAVSPQAVSTAIVRGESYTYTHHSVSGQSGRRFSPPLHHQPMSNRSAMTQDDVNGSMSNFGPEMAISEHSVDGDLELSDITEDDNPHSSLFGSAADLPGMRTCSETHCVSGTGHVNQLEVYPSSGVFCEMRSWHAANQTQSPTAMARTLLLGVFDMDTLLNSNLRGGRSRRPTFPNHRTALDPHKLNAIYNATLARFPLARKGQIGTGINSKLSEIRFRSRRANRDPSYL
- the LOC139416887 gene encoding uncharacterized protein isoform X2; the encoded protein is MQEMLEPQPCKCEGERNQESVLQQRIETTMKMETDVFNPSHTAELQFLRSRVRELEKEKAEMAAENQWLQNMLVKEIPDLLSTMWQNMGQANHPLHPAVSPQAVSTAIVRGESYTYTHHSVSGQSGRRFSPPLHHQPMSNRSAMTQDDVNGSMSNFGPEMAISEHSVDGDLELSDITEDDNPHSSLFGSAADLPGMRTCSETHCVSGTGHVNQLEVYPSSGVFCEMRSWHAANQTQSPTAMARTLLLGVFDMDTLLNSNLRGGRSRRPTFPNHRTALDPHKLNAIYNATLARFPLARKGQIGTGINSKLSEIRFRSRRANRDPSYL